DNA sequence from the Sulfurimonas sp. HSL3-1 genome:
AGCATCGGGCAGAATCTTGTTGACGTCTTTTATTGTGTCCCCCATAGGTTTCCTTTGGCACTCCACTTTTGAAGCGAAAAAAGTCTATCGTACGGAGCGTTAAGAAAGCCCCAGCTCTTTGTCGATGCTCTTCTGGTCGAAGCCACAGATCCAGCGGTTGCCAATGAGCACGACCGGGACGCCGCGGCAGCCGTGGCGCATGCAGTCCTTGGCCGCCTTGGCGTCTTTGGAGATGTCGATGGTGCGGAACCTTATGCCCTTGCCCTTGAGGTACTTTTTGGCCGTTGCACACCAGGAGCATCCCGGCGCCGTAAAGAGGGCCACGGGCTTCTGGCTTTTCGGTTTCGGCTTGCCGCCGGCTTTTGACGCGGCTGGCCTGGCGTTTCCGGGCTTTTTCCCCTGCGGTCTGCTTTTGGGTTTCTCCGCCATCGCTTTGTCGCCCTACTCTTTCGTCACGATGTAGAGCTGCTCATGGTTATACTTTTTGAGCAGGTCCATGACCGTCACAAAGTTCTGAAAGGTCGCATCTTTGTCGCTGCGCAGCACCACCGTCTGGTCTTTGGGGATCTCCGCAATACGCTTTTCAAGCTCCGCGACGCTGATCGGCGCTTTGTCCAGGTGGTACTTCCCGTCCTTGGTAACGTAAACGTCGATCTCTTTTTGGTCCTCTTTCTTGTCCGCGGACTTGGCGTCGGGCAGTTCCACGGGCAGGATCCCCTGCTTGATGAACGTCGCCGTCGTCACAACCATGACCAGCAGCACGAGGAGGATGTCGATCAGCGGGATGACATTGATCTGATCAAAGCGTTTACGCTGCATCCCGCTGATTCCCTTTTTGCGTGTTAACGTCCCAGTAGGTAAGCAGACGCTCCATCTTGCGCAGCAGCGCGGTATAGAAGACGATGGAAGGGATCGCGACGAGGATACCGAAACCGGTTGCCTTCAGCGCCAGCGCCAGCCCCGTCATAACCTTTTTCGTATCGACCGCACCGATCTCGCCAAGGCCGTAGAAGGTGATCATAATCCCGAGGATCGTTCCCAGCAGACCGACGTAGGGCGCATTGGCACCGATCGCCGAAATCGTGGAGAGGTTGTCGCTCAAATCAAGCTCCAGCAGCTCCTTGCTGTCATAGGATTTGACATCGACGCCCCTGTAATACATCAGCCGCTCGATGAAAAGCCATAAAGCGATCACACTCATCACCAGCAAGGTGCCCATGACTCCATAGTCCAACAACTGTTCTGCCAACTCCAACCAATTACCCTGCATCTTCTGCTACCTCCGCTAAATTTAATGTTACCGTCGTCCCCTGCCCCGGCGTCGAATCGATACTGAGCCCGATCTTGTGCCGGTCGCAGTAGCGTTTGACGAGATCGAGACCGATCCCGTAACCCGGCAGGGAGTCGTCGCTTTGATAGTAACGGTCAAACACTTTGAAGAGTTCGACCTCGTCCATACCGCGCCCTTCGTCGCTGATCTCCAGGCGTTTGGCCTTCAGGCGCAGGCTTATCGTCGTCCCTTTTGGGGAGTTCTTGACCGCATTGTCGATCAGATTGTCCACGACTTTAATGAGGCCCATTCTATCGAGTTTCAGACTAATGGGCTCTAAATCACACGCCAGCGTCACACCGGGGTAGATCTCCTGCAGCGCCTCGCAGCGCTCTTGCAAAAGCGGGGCGACCGCAACGGTGTCGATCCGCTCTTTTTGCATCTGGCTTTTGATCAGGTAGTCCAGTTCGTCGTAGCGGGCCTCAAGGAGTTCGCAGGCCGAGGCGATCCGTCCGATCCGTTTGCGCGCCTTCTCATCCGTGCACCCCTTCTCGAGCATCTGGGCGTTCGTTTTGATCGTGCTGACAGGGATGTTCAGCTCATGCAGCGTCTCCTTGGAAAAGCGTTCCAGGGTTTCAAAATGGCTGATAAGCGGTTCGATCGCGATCTTGGAGAACATCCACCCCAGCAGCAGCGCAAAGGGCAAGGCGATGAAGAGCAGCGAGACGATGGAAAAGATCTCGAACTGCAGTTGGAGGACAAAGACCCCGGCGACGATTGTCAGTACCGAGACGACGTAAAAAAAGGCGATTGCCAGGAAGAAGTTACGAAACAAGGCGATACCCTACTCCACGGATATTTTCGATCATCTCCGCGCCGATCAGCTGTTTGATCCGGTTGATGTAGACGCGTACGGCCCCTTCGCTCCCCGCTTCGCCGGCGCTCCAGAGCACCTCCTCGATCATCGCCTTCGTGACGGTCTTGTTGCAGTGACGCATCAGCAGGGTCAGCAGGTCGTACTCTTTACGCGTCAACTCGAGGGGATCGCCGTCAAAGAGGACGGTATGATGCTCCGCGTCATGGCAGAGACGCCCGTTGCAAAGCCCCTCGAGCCGGCCGCTTCGGCGCAGCAGCGCGGTGATACGCCACAGCAACTCGTCGTTGTCAAAGGGTTTGGTCACGTAGTCGTCCGCTCCGGCCGTGAAGCCGTCTTTGCGTTTCTCTTTTTCTTTGTGCGACGTCAGGAAGATCGTCGGCGTCGTATCGGCCGCGGAACGCAGTTCGGAGAGCAGCGTCAGGCCGTCGACCTGCGGGACGTTAATGTCGAGCAGATAGAGGTCGAAACTCTCTTCAAACGTCACATCAAGCGCTTCCTGACCGTTACGGCACCACCGTACGCGGTAGCCCTCATCCTCAAGCAAGTCGCCGAGCGTCTCGCCCAGCAGCAGATCGTCTTCAAGCAGGAGGATGCTGGCCGTCGTCATAGCACGTCTTCGATACTCCAGCCGAGCGTTTCGCCGGCGAACATCGGAACGACGTCGCCGTATTTGGCCGGAACGGTGAAGGGGGTGTCGGAGAGGGTCACCTCTTTAAACTCGGGGCAAATGCCGTAGATACTCTGCGCATTGTCGCTGACAAACGCCTGCAGGTTCTCCAGTTTACCGTATTGGTCGAAGAGCTCGCACAGTGCCTGCAGCGCGATAGGCGCCGTAAAGACGCCG
Encoded proteins:
- a CDS encoding glutaredoxin family protein — protein: MAEKPKSRPQGKKPGNARPAASKAGGKPKPKSQKPVALFTAPGCSWCATAKKYLKGKGIRFRTIDISKDAKAAKDCMRHGCRGVPVVLIGNRWICGFDQKSIDKELGLS
- a CDS encoding biopolymer transporter ExbD, with amino-acid sequence MQRKRFDQINVIPLIDILLVLLVMVVTTATFIKQGILPVELPDAKSADKKEDQKEIDVYVTKDGKYHLDKAPISVAELEKRIAEIPKDQTVVLRSDKDATFQNFVTVMDLLKKYNHEQLYIVTKE
- the exbB gene encoding TonB-system energizer ExbB, encoding MQGNWLELAEQLLDYGVMGTLLVMSVIALWLFIERLMYYRGVDVKSYDSKELLELDLSDNLSTISAIGANAPYVGLLGTILGIMITFYGLGEIGAVDTKKVMTGLALALKATGFGILVAIPSIVFYTALLRKMERLLTYWDVNTQKGNQRDAA
- a CDS encoding HAMP domain-containing sensor histidine kinase, whose protein sequence is MFRNFFLAIAFFYVVSVLTIVAGVFVLQLQFEIFSIVSLLFIALPFALLLGWMFSKIAIEPLISHFETLERFSKETLHELNIPVSTIKTNAQMLEKGCTDEKARKRIGRIASACELLEARYDELDYLIKSQMQKERIDTVAVAPLLQERCEALQEIYPGVTLACDLEPISLKLDRMGLIKVVDNLIDNAVKNSPKGTTISLRLKAKRLEISDEGRGMDEVELFKVFDRYYQSDDSLPGYGIGLDLVKRYCDRHKIGLSIDSTPGQGTTVTLNLAEVAEDAG
- a CDS encoding response regulator transcription factor, which produces MTTASILLLEDDLLLGETLGDLLEDEGYRVRWCRNGQEALDVTFEESFDLYLLDINVPQVDGLTLLSELRSAADTTPTIFLTSHKEKEKRKDGFTAGADDYVTKPFDNDELLWRITALLRRSGRLEGLCNGRLCHDAEHHTVLFDGDPLELTRKEYDLLTLLMRHCNKTVTKAMIEEVLWSAGEAGSEGAVRVYINRIKQLIGAEMIENIRGVGYRLVS